A single window of Kitasatospora sp. HUAS MG31 DNA harbors:
- a CDS encoding GNAT family N-acetyltransferase, producing MTDTRTTTTTPGEPDGTPRGRWPGEPWTADAWSLDARHVERLAADAWPAGHSVRTGGWLLRHTAGVDRRRSNSALPEGHGPDRTGPGPDRTGLDRTDPAGAAGAYDLAPVEAFYAERGLPVTVQVSPAEQHTALDAHLAARGYRLAAPTLVCVAATADTLATPAATAPGVSVRSEEHPGPAWTAAFTALDGRPDSAAVAERVIARIPGPAAFLSAAVDGEPAGIALFAAAEGWAGVFCLATHPRHRRRGVAGAVLREGARWARERSAEYLYLQVEEANTAARALYTRAGFRPSHRYHYRVLDPTR from the coding sequence ATGACCGACACCCGGACCACCACGACCACGCCCGGCGAGCCGGACGGGACGCCTCGCGGCCGGTGGCCCGGCGAGCCCTGGACCGCCGACGCCTGGAGCCTGGACGCCCGGCACGTCGAACGGCTCGCCGCGGACGCCTGGCCGGCCGGACACAGCGTGCGCACCGGCGGCTGGCTGCTGCGGCACACCGCGGGGGTGGACCGCCGCCGCTCCAACTCGGCCCTGCCCGAGGGCCACGGCCCCGACCGCACCGGCCCCGGCCCCGACCGCACCGGCCTCGACCGCACGGACCCCGCCGGCGCGGCCGGCGCCTACGACCTCGCACCCGTCGAGGCCTTCTACGCCGAACGCGGCCTCCCGGTGACCGTGCAGGTCAGCCCGGCCGAGCAGCACACCGCCCTGGACGCCCACCTCGCCGCCCGCGGGTACCGGCTCGCCGCCCCCACCCTGGTCTGCGTGGCCGCCACCGCCGACACCCTGGCCACCCCGGCCGCCACCGCCCCCGGGGTGTCGGTCCGCTCGGAGGAACACCCCGGGCCCGCCTGGACAGCGGCCTTCACCGCCCTCGACGGGCGCCCCGACAGCGCCGCGGTGGCCGAGCGGGTGATCGCCCGCATCCCCGGACCGGCCGCCTTCCTGAGCGCCGCCGTGGACGGGGAGCCGGCCGGGATCGCCCTGTTCGCCGCGGCCGAGGGCTGGGCCGGGGTGTTCTGCCTGGCGACCCACCCCCGCCACCGCCGCCGGGGCGTGGCCGGGGCCGTCCTCCGCGAGGGCGCCCGCTGGGCCCGCGAGCGGTCGGCCGAGTACCTCTACCTCCAGGTCGAGGAGGCCAACACCGCCGCCCGCGCCCTCTACACCCGAGCCGGCTTCCGCCCCTCGCACCGGTACCACTACCGGGTGCTGGACCCGACCCGCTGA
- a CDS encoding ATP-binding cassette domain-containing protein has product MIDRRGGATVATAGLSLRGARGWVYQEIGFQAQPGELVVFEGPAGSGRTSLLLTLAGRMRPTAGTAEVDGLPLPAQAGHVREFTALGPMAGVNELDDSLSVSAHLRERQLLHMPLIGLPARRETFARAHAALAATGLVAERLPAGLRTAAGALTLLDRFRLGMALALMGQPRLVCVDDVDDRLHSAERAAAWQLLRAVADGGVTVLAATTDTAHAALGLADRTVHMLGEEHAARFGGLADARV; this is encoded by the coding sequence ATGATCGATCGGCGAGGCGGGGCGACCGTCGCTACGGCGGGGCTGTCGCTGCGGGGTGCGCGCGGCTGGGTGTACCAGGAGATCGGGTTCCAGGCGCAGCCGGGCGAGCTGGTGGTGTTCGAGGGCCCCGCCGGTTCGGGCCGGACCTCGCTGCTGCTGACGCTGGCCGGCCGGATGCGGCCGACCGCCGGCACCGCCGAGGTGGACGGGCTGCCGCTGCCGGCGCAGGCCGGGCACGTCCGGGAGTTCACCGCGCTGGGCCCGATGGCCGGGGTGAACGAGCTGGACGACTCGCTGAGCGTCAGCGCCCACCTGCGCGAACGCCAGCTGCTCCACATGCCGCTGATCGGCCTGCCGGCCCGCCGGGAGACCTTCGCCCGGGCGCACGCGGCGCTGGCCGCCACCGGTCTGGTGGCCGAGCGGCTGCCGGCCGGGCTGCGGACGGCGGCGGGCGCGCTGACCCTGCTGGACCGGTTCCGGCTGGGGATGGCGCTGGCGCTGATGGGCCAGCCGCGGCTGGTCTGCGTGGACGACGTGGACGACCGGTTGCACAGCGCCGAGCGGGCCGCCGCCTGGCAGCTGCTGCGGGCGGTGGCCGACGGCGGGGTGACGGTGCTGGCCGCGACCACCGACACCGCGCACGCGGCGCTGGGACTGGCCGACCGGACGGTGCACATGCTCGGGGAGGAGCACGCGGCGCGGTTCGGGGGGCTGGCCGATGCGCGCGTTTAG
- a CDS encoding YhgE/Pip domain-containing protein — protein sequence MRAFSLAGLELGRFARGKLPRAAMVAMLLLPLLYGALYLCSFWDPYGKLDKLPVALVNQDRTVTVDGKEVNVGRDVVSSLQESRTFGWRETTAEDAAKGVASGKYYLSLTIPEEFSRNITGSNSDHPERGTLRVQTNDSNNYVVGSISRTVFTQLRAGVSAKSSAKFYDKIFVGFSDLHEKTLTAAEGADKLNTGAGEARQGSAQLAEGSRTAQDAAGKLAEGGTAAKQGADRLASGAETAAGAADRLAAGLDQAKQGSGDLTAGLTRIDDSLAQLSEGAGRVADGTRQLADQVGTEAAKVSPLLHTYGRQIQDAAALTAKAAHDLRTGLKDLPVRSAKVLADTRSTVAELDAVYAQRCPADQAATAQCRLDARVVDLAHQLLANAERLDAVVQKDVPRLDEFAADAAQVEQLARKLSQDGLADAFDAKVAKIGELDAGARRLADGAAQLKQGTTQALTGIRTLDGGLGRLAEGAHGLSGGLYQLSTGTRTLEDATGRIADGNGRLADGLGTLGDGAERLDDGLGRIADGTRELAGGLHQGAEQIPDYSVEQRDTRAAAMSDPVDLARQELNKAQNYGTGLAPYFIPLALWVGAMVAYMLLRPLSPRALAANGPAWRVALAGWLPAAAVGLAQAALLFAVLHWWIGLEMVRTAGMLGYLVLTVLCFTAVMQWVNAKFGPAGRLLALALLMLQLTSGGGTYPVETSPGFFGAIHPFLPMSYVIAGMRRLISGGDLAVVWQGSAVLVAFWLGSLALTVLTARGKQMWTMSRLHPELSL from the coding sequence ATGCGCGCGTTTAGTCTCGCCGGCCTGGAGCTGGGCCGGTTCGCCCGCGGGAAGCTCCCCCGGGCGGCGATGGTGGCGATGCTGCTCCTGCCGCTGCTGTACGGCGCGCTCTACCTGTGCTCGTTCTGGGACCCGTACGGGAAGCTGGACAAGCTGCCGGTGGCCCTGGTGAACCAGGACCGCACGGTCACCGTGGACGGCAAGGAGGTGAACGTCGGCCGGGACGTGGTCTCCTCGCTGCAGGAGAGCCGGACCTTCGGCTGGCGGGAGACCACCGCCGAGGACGCGGCGAAGGGCGTGGCCTCGGGCAAGTACTACCTCTCGCTGACCATTCCGGAGGAGTTCAGCCGGAACATCACCGGCAGCAACAGCGACCACCCCGAGCGCGGCACCCTGCGGGTGCAGACCAACGACTCCAACAACTACGTGGTCGGCTCGATCTCGCGGACGGTCTTCACCCAGCTGCGGGCCGGGGTGTCCGCCAAGTCCTCGGCCAAGTTCTACGACAAGATCTTCGTCGGCTTCTCCGACCTGCACGAGAAGACGCTGACCGCAGCCGAGGGCGCGGACAAGCTCAACACCGGTGCGGGCGAGGCCCGTCAGGGTTCGGCGCAGCTGGCCGAGGGCAGCCGGACGGCGCAGGACGCGGCCGGGAAGCTGGCCGAGGGCGGCACGGCGGCGAAGCAGGGCGCGGACCGGCTGGCCTCCGGCGCCGAGACCGCGGCCGGTGCCGCCGACCGGCTGGCGGCCGGCCTGGACCAGGCCAAGCAGGGCAGTGGCGACCTGACCGCGGGACTGACCCGGATCGACGACAGCCTGGCGCAGCTCTCCGAGGGCGCCGGTCGGGTGGCCGACGGCACCCGGCAGCTCGCCGACCAGGTGGGCACGGAGGCGGCGAAGGTCTCCCCACTGCTGCACACCTACGGGCGGCAGATCCAGGACGCGGCCGCGCTGACCGCCAAGGCGGCGCACGACCTGCGGACCGGTCTGAAGGACCTGCCGGTGCGCAGCGCGAAGGTGCTGGCCGACACCCGGTCCACGGTCGCCGAGCTGGACGCGGTGTACGCGCAGCGCTGCCCGGCCGACCAGGCCGCGACGGCGCAGTGCCGGCTGGACGCCCGGGTGGTCGACCTCGCGCACCAGCTGCTGGCCAACGCCGAGCGGCTGGACGCGGTGGTGCAGAAGGACGTGCCGCGGCTGGACGAGTTCGCGGCCGACGCGGCGCAGGTGGAGCAGCTGGCCCGCAAGCTGTCGCAGGACGGGCTGGCGGACGCGTTCGACGCCAAGGTGGCGAAGATCGGTGAGCTGGACGCCGGGGCCCGGCGTCTGGCGGACGGTGCGGCGCAGCTGAAGCAGGGCACCACGCAGGCGCTGACCGGCATCCGCACGCTGGACGGCGGTCTTGGCCGGCTGGCGGAGGGCGCGCACGGGCTGTCGGGCGGTCTGTACCAGCTGTCCACCGGCACCCGGACGCTGGAGGACGCCACCGGCCGGATCGCGGACGGCAACGGCCGGCTCGCCGACGGGCTGGGCACGCTGGGCGACGGTGCCGAGCGGCTGGACGACGGCCTCGGCCGGATCGCGGACGGCACCCGGGAGCTGGCCGGCGGCCTGCACCAGGGTGCGGAGCAGATCCCGGACTACTCGGTGGAGCAGCGGGACACCCGGGCGGCCGCGATGAGCGACCCGGTGGACCTGGCCCGGCAGGAGCTCAACAAGGCGCAGAACTACGGCACCGGCCTGGCGCCGTACTTCATCCCGCTGGCGCTGTGGGTGGGCGCGATGGTGGCGTACATGCTGCTGCGTCCGCTGAGTCCGCGGGCGCTGGCGGCGAACGGGCCGGCCTGGCGGGTGGCGCTGGCCGGGTGGCTGCCGGCCGCGGCGGTGGGTCTGGCGCAGGCGGCGCTGCTGTTCGCGGTGCTGCACTGGTGGATCGGTCTGGAGATGGTCCGGACGGCGGGGATGCTGGGGTACCTGGTGCTGACCGTGCTGTGCTTCACGGCGGTCATGCAGTGGGTGAACGCGAAGTTCGGCCCGGCCGGGCGGCTGCTGGCGCTGGCGCTGCTGATGCTGCAGCTGACCTCGGGCGGCGGGACCTATCCGGTGGAGACCAGCCCCGGGTTCTTCGGCGCCATCCACCCGTTCCTGCCGATGTCGTACGTGATCGCGGGTATGCGGCGGCTGATCAGCGGCGGCGACCTGGCGGTGGTCTGGCAGGGGTCGGCGGTGCTGGTGGCGTTCTGGCTGGGTTCGCTGGCGCTGACCGTGCTGACCGCGCGGGGCAAGCAGATGTGGACGATGTCCCGGCTGCACCCCGAGCTGTCGCTCTGA
- a CDS encoding TetR/AcrR family transcriptional regulator, protein MSDRRSATRQKLYEAAVTLIAEQGFSATTVDEIAERAKVAKGTVYYNFASKTELFEGLLKHGTELLTVSLRRAAEGRPPIEGLDAMIRAGLEFIAAYPSFAQLFIAETWRTNRSWHEALRELRDSAVAVVADVLDEAVRQGQFSADLDTQLTASALYGMVLVVALDWLAFQPERSLEDVHAALVRLVHGRITPD, encoded by the coding sequence ATGAGCGACCGTCGCAGCGCGACCCGGCAGAAGCTGTACGAGGCGGCCGTCACCCTCATCGCGGAGCAGGGCTTCTCCGCCACGACGGTGGACGAGATCGCCGAGCGGGCCAAGGTCGCCAAGGGGACCGTCTACTACAACTTCGCCAGCAAGACCGAGCTGTTCGAGGGGCTGCTGAAGCACGGGACCGAGTTGCTGACGGTCTCGCTGCGCAGGGCCGCGGAGGGGCGTCCGCCGATCGAGGGCCTGGACGCGATGATCCGGGCGGGTCTGGAGTTCATCGCCGCCTACCCGTCCTTCGCGCAGCTGTTCATCGCGGAGACCTGGCGCACCAACCGGTCCTGGCACGAGGCGCTGCGGGAGCTGCGGGACAGCGCCGTGGCGGTGGTGGCGGACGTGCTGGACGAGGCGGTCCGGCAGGGCCAGTTCTCGGCCGACCTGGACACCCAGCTGACCGCCTCGGCGCTGTACGGGATGGTGCTGGTGGTGGCGCTGGACTGGCTGGCGTTCCAGCCGGAGCGCAGCCTGGAGGACGTGCACGCGGCGCTGGTGCGCCTGGTGCACGGGCGGATCACCCCGGACTGA